The following coding sequences are from one Ornithodoros turicata isolate Travis chromosome 1, ASM3712646v1, whole genome shotgun sequence window:
- the LOC135369585 gene encoding uncharacterized protein LOC135369585, with amino-acid sequence MPRCVFCFFDPHDIGDDEPLEENSPSSPDISPATLHAHVERSHPYVDISFLPFFQTDSAFRGIVKAFVLLASVHDQGVEDLRQYLMNHLHNIIAILRAQRIPFRFCICSDVLMMKENRGDVTAHIAHFMALAREVHSDGAIANTLMDVIQESTGRIENYQREGSGFVSTDVQKVQMCISAVKTKKFGCNGVLPTNLAKRRNVLTNIHLPARKEGECFKYNTLALLHPQERNSWKKCENYAVDYWWPSHFPVSFSDLDEFEDKNKISVYVYEYVDQGVHVSRPPKLECEKKIHLLAIDEHFFGIKSLERLLMRDNRCFVCERCTRSFNEEKSMAKHRRLCADVNEILLEFCEPGKNFVEFNKIQYKQQYNYVVALDTESVLAPSGVGMQRHVTSSFCAVLVRTHDSKVMRVRTHHGEDSARQCVKALMEMRDEMVALNACPATMVLNDEQRAEHRAATHCAYCKREFTRDLPRVRHHDHSKRCTTGDTNYIATLCSPCNVACTTREKLPIMVHNLAYDLAGLLREFHLLGWKRAPFIVASSMEKIRSFEIGTFLFRDTMQYLNSSLGELVETVKSMGGAEAFQCLKQVFGNDYEILLRKGVFPYSHVNSFAVYDELALPAKSAFRNDLTGEDISEEDYQYALQVFEHFGCSNLRDYNALYLKTDALLHADVMQHFRRLCYDARGLELLHCVSLASYSWQCALNYTQAKLELIIDEDMYRTIESGVRGGLCQASRRHLRANNPLCSGYDPEKEEVYISYIDCNNLYGFSMVKHLPVGDFEWVEDFSSVDFMRHPTDSEVGYVYVCDLEYPKSIHALTRYFPLAPEKAVVPEEWLSPFQRGLLEELMYQPANSKKLLLTCKDKVEYVVHYALLALYCRLGMRVTKIHRILKFRQAPFLRPYIEDNVARRVASGTTFEKNFYKISNNAVFGRTLLNKFNMRDIRVAFDEETASRLGSRAECVRMEILSPDCVMYEMRKRKVRCDFPLQIGFTILELSKLTMYSFYYETLLSKLTCPVITCYFDTDSLILGLFCKDYEDQLRVIADDHLDLSSFDRGHPLYSERNRGRLGAFKSETGSIPIEEVICLKAKMYSIKLAGGKQIARAKGVKKNIVRKHLLHDTYHDTLFKHTSVSHEQVSIVGKKQCMYTIRNVKRSLMAYDDKRYLYNDIDSYPYGSCEYDNAEDEKE; translated from the exons a tgcctagatgcgtgttctgcttttttgatcctcatgatatcggggatgatgagccattggaagagaattcaccatcttctccagacatttcacctgccacattgcatgctcacgtcgagcgatcacatccctatgtggacatttccttcctgcctttctttcaaactgatagcgcatttcgaggtatcgtcaaagcgtttgtgctattggcatctgttcacgatcagggagtagaggacttgcgacaatatttaatgaaccacctccacaatataattgctattttgcgagcgcaaagaataccctttaggttttgcatttgttctgacgttctaatgatgaaagaaaatcgaggggatgtaaccgcgcacatagctcattttatggcgcttgctcgcgaagtccacagcgacggagctatcgcaaatactttgatggatgtgattcaggagtccaccgggcgcattgaaaattaccagcgcgagggtagtgggtttgtatccactgacgtccaaaaagttcaaatgtgtatttctgctgtgaaaactaaaaaattcgggtgcaatggggtacttcccacgaatctggctaaacgcaggaacgtgttaacgaatatccatttaccagcacgcaaggagggcgaatgttttaaatacaatacgctcgctctcctgcacccacaggaaaggaattcgtggaaaaaatgtgaaaattatgcagtagattactggtggccaagccacttccccgtttcattttctgatctggacgaattcgaagacaaaaacaagatatccgtttacgtgtacgagtacgtcgatcagggagtgcacgtgtcgcgacccccaaaactcgagtgtgaaaagaaaattcacttattggctatagatgaacatttttttggaatcaagtccctcgaacgattactgatgagagacaataggtgtttcgtatgcgaacgttgcacgcgctcttttaacgaggaaaagagcatggcgaaacatcgtcgcctgtgcgcggacgtgaacgaaatcttattggaattttgcgaacctggcaaaaattttgtagaatttaataaaatacagtacaagcagcagtacaactacgtcgtcgcgttggacacggagagcgtactcgcgcccagtggtgttggcatgcagcgtcacgtcacctctagcttctgtgccgtgctcgtgcgcacccacgactcgaaggtgatgcgcgtcaggacgcaccacggtgaagattccgcgaggcagtgcgtgaaggctttgatggaaatgcgggacgagatggttgccctgaatgcctgcCCCGccacaatggtgctgaatgatgagcaacgggccgagcacagagctgccacccattgcgcgtactgtaaacgggagttcacgcgagatctaccccgtgtccgtcatcacgaccattccaagcgatgTACTACCGGGGacacaaattacattgcgacgctgtgcagcccctgtaacgtggcgtgcacgacgagggaaaaattaccgatcatggtgcacaatctggcctacgatttggccggactgctgcgggaatttcaccttctcgggtggaagcgagctcccttcattgtggccagttccatggaaaaaattcgatcgttcgaaattggcaccttcctattcagagataccatgcagtacctaaattcgtcgctgggagagctcgtggaaaccgtcaaatccatggggggcgcagaggcgttccagtgcctgaagcaggtatttggaaacgactacgaaattctgcttcgtaaaggtgtattcccatacagccacgttaattcttttgcggtgtacgacgaattggctctgccggcaaaatctgccttccgaaatgatctcactggggaggatataagcgaggaagactaccagtatgcgctgcaagtatttgaacattttggatgctcgaatctgagggattataatgcactgtacctgaaaacggatgccctattacatgctgatgtaatgcagcactttcgacgactgtgctacgacgcgcgtggattagaattgcttcattgtgtttctctggcatcctattcgtggcaatgtgctctaaattacacgcaggcaaaattggagttaatcatcgacgaggacatgtacagaaccatcgagtCGGGTGTTaggggcgggctctgtcaggcgagcaggcgtcatttgcgggctaacaaccctctgtgtagtggctatgatcccgaaaaagaggaggtgtacatatcatacatagattgcaacaatctttacggattcagtatggtaaagcacctccccgtcggcgatttcgagtgggtcgaggattttagctctgtggattttatgcgtcaccccacggattcggaggtggggtacgtgtatgtgtgcgacttggagtatccaaaatctatccacgctctaacgcggtacttccccctggctcccgagaaggctgtggtcccggaggaatggctctcgccattccagcgaggtcttctcgaagaattaatgtatcagccagctaacagcaaaaagctgttgctgacgtgcaaggacaaggtcgagtatgtcgttcattacgcactgctcgcactctactgtagattgggcatgagggtgacaaaaattcaccgaatcctaaaatttcgtcaggcaccattcctgcgtccctacattgaggacaatgttgccaggcgcgttGCCTCAGGCACGACGtttgaaaaaaatttctataaaatctcaaataatgcggtcttcggaagaacgcttttaaataaatttaacatgagggatattcgagtagccttcgatgaggagacggcgagtcgcctcgggagtcgggcagaatgcgtgcgaatggaaattttgtcccccgattgtgtcatgtacgaaatgcgcaaaagaaaagtgcgatgtgatttccccttgcagattggcttcacgattttagaactgagtaaattaacgatgtactcgttctactacgaaactctgctgagcaagctcacttgtccggtgattacctgctactttgacacggattctctgatcctcggcctattctgcaaggattacgaagatcagttacgtgtgatcgccgacgaccatttagacttgtcttccttcgatcggggtcatccactgtacagcgagaggaatcgtggTAGGCTTGGtgcattcaaaagtgaaaccggtagcatacccatagaggaagtaatatgcttgaaagccaaaatgtactccatcaaactagctgggggaaaacaaattgcaagagctaaaggggtcaaaaagaacattgtgcgcaaacacctcctccatgatacgtaccacgataccctgttcaagcacactagcgtatcgcacgaacaggtgtcaatagtgggaaagaaacagtgcatgtacaccatcagaaatgtgaaaagaagtctgatggcgtacgacgacaaacgatacctctacaatgacatcgactcctacccatacggaagctgcgaatatg ataatgcagaggatgagaaggagtag